A single genomic interval of Lepidochelys kempii isolate rLepKem1 chromosome 13, rLepKem1.hap2, whole genome shotgun sequence harbors:
- the LOC140897134 gene encoding zinc finger and SCAN domain-containing protein 32-like codes for MQSSSAEVTIMESRNRKRAPAWTEREVRDLIAVWGEESVLSELRSSFRNAKTFVKISQGMKDRGQNRDLKQYRVKLKELMQAYQKTREANGRSGSEPQTCRFYDELHAILGCSATTTPAVLFDSFNGDGGNTEAGFGDEEDSSQQASGETGFPNSQELFLTLDLEPVPPEPTQGCLLDPAGGEGTSAACVSMITGSSPSQRLVKIRKKKKRTRD; via the exons atgcagagctcatcagcagaggtgaccataatggagtccaggaatcgcaaaagagctccagcatggacggaacgggaggtacgggatctgatcgctgtatggggagaggaatccgtgctatcagaactccgttccagttttcgaaatgccaaaacctttgtcaaaatctcccaaggcatgaaggacagaggccaaaacagggacctgaagcagtaccgcgtgaaacttaaggagctgatgcaagcctaccagaaaaccagagaggcgaacggccgctccgggtcagagccccaaacatgccgcttctatgatgagctgcatgccattttagggtgttcagccaccactaccccagccgtgttgtttgactccttcaatggagatggaggcaacacggaagcaggttttggggatgaagaagatagctcacagcaagcaagtggagaaaccggttttcccaacagccaggaactgtttctcaccctggacctggagccagtaccccccgaacccacccaaggctgcctcctggacccggcaggcggagaagggacctccg ctgcatgtgtttcaatgatcacaggatcttctccttcccagaggctagtgaagattagaaagaaaaaaaaacgcactcgtgattaa